A window of the Triplophysa rosa linkage group LG23, Trosa_1v2, whole genome shotgun sequence genome harbors these coding sequences:
- the qtrt2 gene encoding queuine tRNA-ribosyltransferase accessory subunit 2 isoform X3: MKLELSRVVQGCRLGVLTGLGKTGQHCLEVPGCLLYTRCATVPHLTQDTLHTLSDLPSVTQVTVESLAEHQEVLEEFKEGVRKFAGLHNTVLFCSLHDSVNPNPAGHVTNKTVSVWGSGGRIELTAARFMAIQAAIQPDCYQSMADGETWQANSSRKRVRKAVDRTLAHLDECLMLHQKTQELKQAEIFGVVEGGDIMEERLRSTRETAKRPVGGFVLDGFHSAAMNQDVRGQLIQAITAELPHEKPRLILGVGCPDEVISCAEAGVDLFESFFPFQVTERGCALNFNYTINPDPETAAR, translated from the exons ATGAAGCTGGAATTGTCACGAGTGGTTCAGGGATGTCGCTTGGGTGTTTTGACTGGATTGGGGAAGACAGGGCAGCACTGCCTAGAGGTGCCCGGCTGTCTCCTGTACACCCGATGTGCAACTGTACCCCATCTGACCCAGGACACATTACACACACTAAGTGATCTACCCTCAGTCACCCAAGTTACGGTAGAAAGCCT tgcAGAGCATCAGGAGGTGCTTGAAGAATTTAAAGAGGGTGTAAGAAAATTTGCAG GTCTTCATAATACTGTGCTCTTCTGCTCTCTGCACGATTCTGTGAACCCCAACCCTGCTGGTCACGTCACCAACAAG ACAGTATCCGTGTGGGGAAGTGGTGGCCGGATAGAGCTGACAGCGGCCCGGTTCATGGCGATTCAGGCAGCTATCCAGCCCGACTGCTATCAGAGTATGGCAGATGGAGAGACCTGGCAGGCCAATTCATCTCGCAAGAGAGTCCGTAAAGCAGTGGACCGAACTCTGGCCCATCTGGATGAGTGTCTGATGTTGCACCAGAAGACCCAG GAATTGAAGCAGGCTGAAATATTTGGAGTTGTGGAAGGCGGAGATATAATGGAGGAGAGGCTCCGCTCCACTCGAGAGACTGCAAAGCGTCCTGTGGGCGGATTTGTCCTAGATGGATTTCATTCGGCTGCCATGAACCAGGACGTGAGGGGTCAGTTGATTCAAGCGATAACTGCAGAGCTTCCACATGAAAAGCCAAG GCTGATTTTGGGGGTCGGTTGTCCTGACGAGGTGATCAGCTGTGCTGAAGCAGGAGTCGACCTGTTTGAAAGCTTCTTCCCCTTCCAAGTGACCGAACGAGGCTGTGCATTGAACTTCAACTACACTATTAATCCTGATCCTGAGACAGCAG